The following DNA comes from Bacteroidota bacterium.
TGAAGGTGGAAATATACCTTTCGTTATTTTTTGAATCATTATTTCAGCAACACAATTTGCTTGCCTAGCATTTTCAAAACCACGATTGCCAGGTAGGCCAGGTATTCTGTTCTGATGAATCGTTTTCACCGAGCCGTCTTTTAATATATCATAACCTATAGTTCCATCGGGCAATAGAAAAGTATCCGAAATATATTGAGACACGGTTGTTGGAGATACTACAGCACCATTTGTTCTGGGGCTAACTTGTTGTTTTGGGATGGTTGAATCTTGTTGTTCAGTATTTGAGGCAATGGTTTGCTCCTTATTACTTTTACATGCTAATAACATAGTTAAGCAGAGCCAACAGATATATATATATTTCATAACAGCAAAGCTATGCAAAAAGCAGCAACCATAAAAAAAGTACTTAATGCAAGTTGTTTTAAAAATAGATTGAAAGCAGGGCCAATCGGTGTTTTTAGCACCGCCACAGAATTATGTAGGATTGGAGCCAATGCAAGCAATGATATAAACTTCCACAGTGAATCGAATAGTACCATTCCCAAAGTAATGAAAGCGGTCATGGCCAAACTGAGCAATATAGTATGATATATTTTTGCTTTGTGTTCGCCTAATAAATTGGCAATGGTGGTTTTATTACTGGCCTTGTCGTTTTCTATATCACGAATATTATTTATGTTTAATACGCCAACACTAAGTAAGCCTATTGCTGCTGCTGCGAAATACACAGGCCAATCGATGGATTGGATTTGCAAATAATAAGTGCCGCAGATAGCTA
Coding sequences within:
- a CDS encoding DUF4907 domain-containing protein; the encoded protein is MKYIYICWLCLTMLLACKSNKEQTIASNTEQQDSTIPKQQVSPRTNGAVVSPTTVSQYISDTFLLPDGTIGYDILKDGSVKTIHQNRIPGLPGNRGFENARQANCVAEIMIQKITKGIFPPSINIDELKHCGIKTE